In Cervus elaphus chromosome 24, mCerEla1.1, whole genome shotgun sequence, a single genomic region encodes these proteins:
- the LOC122682703 gene encoding translation initiation factor IF-2-like, with the protein MKMKMRGRGGSKGGGEGRRFTWRGGRAARANGRTGPRRSLPGVAPSPSSPLPCTSGSFALPARRSRCRRCRRCRRCRRRLARRGSATGTGAEGFPVRPPPPPPTLPSSGPGAPPSAAEELPPRLEEGGGTGLRESAWRLAGRVTGLFFSRFPRFSHTPGSSAPRPHFGGEAGAVGPAPTPGVRRHLRGRPGPFLRAPGRPGAHSFGCAFLRPCLLPLASPRACSPPFPVPSLASARGLWLRALSPPASLWPSPDPELPRPFLPAAAFPPAAGPRIHTPFSLGLHQASPGHAALLITCLELGAPIPPDSGESGHAVPHYHKLHSRVSPI; encoded by the exons GGGCGGGGCGGGAGCAAAGGGGGCGGGGAAGGAAGACGGTTTACCTGGCGCGGCGGGCGCGCGGCGCGTGCGAACGGCCGGACAGGCCCGCGGCGTTCACTTCCAGGCgttgccccttccccctcctcgcCGTTACCCTGTACATCCGGCTCATTTGCCCTCCCCGCTCGCAGGAGCCGTTGCCGCCGTTGCCGCCGTTGCCGCCGTTGCCGCCGCCGCCTGGCTCGTCGCGGCTCCGCCACAGGGACAGGTGCGGAGGGGTTCCCCgtccggccgccgccgccgccgccgacgCTGCCCAGCTCCGGGCCCGGGGCTCCCCCTAGCGCTGCTGAGGAGCTGCCGCCGCGGCTCGAGGAGGGCGGAGGAACGGGGCTGAGAGAGAGCGCCTGGAGGCTCGCGGGGAGGgtgactggtttatttttttcccgtTTTCCTCGCTTCTCTCACACCCCTGGCTCGTCTGCTCCGCGACCCCATTTTGGCGGAGAGGCGGGCGCGGTGGGGCCGGCGCCCACCCCTGGCGTGCGGCGGCATCTCCGCGGGCGCCCCGGGCCCTTCCTCCGCGCCCCGGGCCGCCCTGGCGCTCATTCATTCGGCTGTGCCTTTCTccgcccctgcctccttcccctcgCGTCTCCCCGCGCGTGCTCGCCGCCCTTTCCCGTGCCCAGTCTTGCCTCCGCCCGTGGCCTTTGGCTCCGGGCGCTTTCCCCTCCGGCGTCTCTATGGCCGTCCCCCGACCCGGAACTCCCACGTCCTTTCCTCCCAGCGGCCGCCTTCCCTCCCGCTGCTGGTCCCCGGATCCACACCCCCTTCTCCCTCGGACTCCACCAGGCCTCGCCCGGACACGCGGCCCTCCTCATCACCTGCCTTGAACTTGGTGCCCCGATACCGCCCGATTCAG gggaaagcgggcacgcagtcccccactaccataAATTACACAGTCGAGTTTCCCCTATTTGA